gggcgtcggcattgcggtggctgggggatttcctcggggtcgtctctcctctttcctcaggggggggttgtagatttcctgtgaaggcccctctcgggcgcactgctttgggggcccctttgggagtccggggttatgggtcccctgacccctgcctctgtgctcggggaaggcgggtcttcggttctccacaaccactatcaagccatttccttctggataattttcatctaaactagtgcactctcacaatctcccacaggtgctgggtcccaggtattaaatgttcacttatatacagaaaggctataatttatttactttcttttactttttttttttaggtatcacattacacatgtcagcttaaataataatacatatgatttagcaatggtatcaaggtgttacacgattgtatctgttgctttatgtctgttggttgtcctgttctttttgtgtctctttccaggtgatggagcagacagaggaagttttatcattctcttccttttatctcttctttctttcacctcttctttctctttttttttctcttcttgtttttcttttattctcctactttcccattgtagtgtccatataatttgaaattctccctgcaggaatcacaataaagctatttacacgcacaaatcaagcggagcattatggcgaaagctgtttgctccacttgtgaaagtaaaatctgtcgagctctatttggcattaagatatcaatttttattgccacattgctagacaggacactgggaaaaaaaaaataaataaaaaaaaaataaaaaaaaaaataaaataaaaaaaaaataaaataaatgttaatcgTATTGCCATAAAGCTGTCTCAAAGGCAGCCAGCTGCTGCCTTGTCCTGAATCACGCCTCCACTGCTCCCAAATTTTGGAATAAGGTACCACTGCAAATCAGAGAAACTGACTcacttgctttttttaaatcttcgcTTAAAGAACATTATttctccttggcttttaacTCAGTTTGAGAAGTTTGTATttgattcttttttattttattattatttattttttgttctgccAGCTAGAGTGGGCAAGagtatttctgcattttattagtttttatcatTGTACAGCAGTTTGGTCAAcggtgttgtttttaaaaggctTTATAAATAGAGTTGTATTTTAACTACCTTGTCTCAGTTCTCCATCGTCTGTACACCATTCCCCCGTCCTGACCTCTCAGGCCGAGTTGATCTTCAGCTCGGCCTGTTCGCTGCTCTCCAGCTGCTCTGAAACTTTGCTGGCCGTCACTTTGGAAGCCTGCAGGGTGTTTACCAGCGGTGCGTCATCCAGCAGAGAGCCACTGGCTTCGTTCAGGAGCCTGGTGGGATCAAACAAACCCAAAGGACACCAATACTTCAGATAGTTTgcaatttataaaaatataaataaatacagcacCCTTCACCATCACTGGAACCGACAGCAAAGACTTGCCCAAACTTCTTAAAATAACCAGTCTTGAGACATTTGTCTTCACTtatgctctcttctctttggcTCGTCCTACCGGTGAATAATTCTTCTCTACAATGACCCAATGATGACTTAATCTCAGTTATCTCAAAGAGTTCATGGTCCTGTACAGTCAAGGCATTTAGGAAATCTAACAGTGACAGATCCTCCATTGTATTTAAGAGATGacataaagtgctttatatacTGTACATACATCTATTCATCAACCTTTGATGAACACTTTCTTCCACTcggacacaaacacacacctgcTCCTTGACAGCGGAGGTAACTGTGGTGGTCTTTGAAGAAAGTGGCGATTGGACAGCTTGGTGGTGATGTAGAATCTGAACTCGGGATTGTATTCCGACTCCTTGTCGCCGAGCTTCAACAGCAGCCTGCCACCTGGGAAAAGGCAaccccaagaaaaaaaagtcacaaatcTGACATCTAGATAAGTCAAATCCCACCAAGGGTTTTGCTCAGGCGAGTCAGACCTATACGTGTCAGGGACTTATCGAGAACAGGGTTGAGGGAAGGATCTATTTCCTCCTGGAcgttctgcagcagaacaggATCCCCAAACTGGATGGCATTTTCTAGCACCCGGATGTAGTCTGGCATTTGAAAGTCGATTAGTTATAGACCCCGGACACAAAGGAACCAGCGAGTCAAAACACAATCACAAATGGCTgttatgttggtgaagattctcagtcatcctggggtccgttcttcatacgttgcttaaaacatccaagatcaaatgagacatccaagatgatttcatccggctaattgggttcttccaacacacctgttgtttacgattagtatggctggattgagttatctgagacaactgcgcgttcatgcgtttgtttaaaaggggaaatgtatcgatagtagaaacaatgatcagcagcgctgctattggctgttcagcatggccaaagaacgcccacagtttttctcccaagcagaacacgagcttttaatggaaggttatgccgaatttgagtcattaattaaaacacctaaaaatctgtcaaagccaggagagagtgccgtcaaaaagcagcagacaaattaatgcgtaaatactgtccatggtagatgtttctatcactttctacagtatgtatttttgctttttaataatttcatatttactttgttcttttatgtcagagcctccacaggacccactagaacatggggacaagtaaaagtaaaatacaagaatattctacaaaatggtagcctttaattattacactttatttaaaaaaggcacttgttatgtcaagagatccaaatttcggtgtcattccttagacacgggaagtaaaggacacgtgcaaactgggaattttaacaaaaaaataatctttatccataaaaaattaaaattttccttttccaagtcatccacagtttacacggtaaaactgtattgctccatgtctagataatccgtccatagttttttctaatacaatgtacggctcgacaggaagcaagcctttcaaagtaaaactaaacttcacaataaaatggcccgaacaacaaataaaacagggttcgcaataccgaacggtgactaaggtttaaacattaaactaaaattcaaaatttaattagaatacgttttcagctgaaatacggactttcccacaaggggggaggaggggcagagtgattttcacctggagaacaggtgaccggctgagcagttcttactgaataggataaaaataaaaagcaaaccatcatacaaataacttaaatattttagatttatggctccaacaccactttttcctctttaaaagccactgttaaatgatgtgtttgactgtttataacagccaccaagaaaaatctctctactgtcgcgctgcgctacaggatcctgtctattgtgcaatacgcgattaattcgaaaaactctgcaaattattcttgcaccttccgcaacagtttgctgttgtaaaaatggacatggctacgacagacttccctatctcctccgcttatacagccgtgatctaatcttgtttacatgaaataagcctgctctcgagcaggttcaagctggcgcacatgttgctatgacaacaagtgcaggaagtctttcgaagaaccaaacgatccaagatgatgccaaatcgtcaacaatgaaatcctgctaactgagttagcgacgtacgaagaacggaccccaggtcattgtcattccaaaaaagtcaaaaaacaaaaacaactggacttttttccgaagtttttCGGAAAACTTCCGCTTCCCATCcggaaagctttctcaattgaaatgtctggagtaatgtggagttccaagctttatactatGCCCAACAAAGgacttgtaatggcttagatgacatgcaaattgaactgaaactggtccactcattagtaatggggagtcgttaaggtcattgttggcctgcaatttaaatcaatttgcatgtcatctaagccataacaagcctttgttgggcagtactataaagcttggggCTCCACACTACAGACATTTGAGTTGAGAAAGCtgtctggatgggaagcgaaacgtcttcaaacttcggacaaaagtccagttgttttgtttttttgaaatgtcttttatacAATCACACACAATAACTTAGAGTAAAGTAGCGACTGCCGACAGAAACGAGCCACAGCTTCTCAATCCAAGGCCTAAAAGCTGAATTTATTCAATTAACGTCTTCTACAGTAGATATTAGAAGGTAGGTTTCAGCGATCAGACCAtaataaattaaacacatttaaaacctttattgtgTTTACGTCAACACatggctggaaaaaaagggGCAATCATTTATGTAGGTTTTTATCATTTTCCATTAAAAATGGCATTTAATTTTGTGTGCATCTGTTGCATTATCAGACAATATGTGGCATCTTAAGCTACTTTACAAGAAGCCAAATCCTCAACGTATCATGTTGAGAAACTAGACTGCACTTTAATCTTTAACTAAAAACAGGCCAAAAAGAGAGGAAATTGACTGAGAATCCCACTAACAGcgcaggaagagagagagacgaggACACAGAAGAAAGCAGAGCCGCGTTGCTCTCACCTTTTTTCCATTTCCATATTTTTGATCCACTTCAGAGCCTGGCCTTGAGGGTCTGCTATCAGTGGCCATCTTAAAAAGGGGGGAGAGAGGAAGTCATTTATGTCACACTGAAGAGTAGTAAGAGATACAGCTACGGCCAAATATGTGGAAGTGACCCAAATGCTGGGCTACAGATGCAGTGATATTCCAGAAATTAGAAGAGTCGTTCcgatgaggctcatttgtcagattaaaaagtACCATTTGAGAAAGAAAACTGTAAGCAGAtgttaaacatacttttctcTAAGCctatatttctgtattaaaaatgttcttggtctgatgtaatacgCTAATGTTAAATGTTATGTTATCATTAGCTGTAAGCGGAAAATCAATATGATCAACAAAACTCAGCGAATtgagttgcaaaaaaaataacattttatatatagAGCATAAATGGAGCATGAATCCCTATCTATATTTCTGACTGCGTAAATATTACACattatcaaattttaaaatcaataaatctaatttaaattaatcaaatttgCCTTGGGGattgataaaatatatttttaattgcgTTGTTGAAAATAGTAAAGCGTCCTTCAGCAGTTGTGTGCCATGctgaattaaatgttaaaatattaaaagctaATTATTCAAGGTAAATGTGATCATTTTAGGATAAGACGAACATTACAGGTTTGGTATCCCGGCTTTCAGCAATACAGGGTTAGAGGAGCACTACATGTCATGGACTTGATGAGAAAATGTCTACTCATTTCATTAGAGACTTGAAACCTGACTGTGACTTGGAAAAGTAGCATGTTGCTGAAATCTTCACAACAGAGCCAGTACACAGTAACTCTCAGAATGACGTTGCCCTTAAACATCACTATTACCTTCATCCATATACTGTCTGTGATTCATTCAATGTGATTTATATGTTTTACAGGCCTACAATAGATGAAAGGTTTACTCATGAGCTTTATTGGACCTCAATGATCTGTTGAAATATACATTTACATCCTAATCGGCCTTGTGCAGTAAGACGTGTCAAACTGCAGCAACTCCTTTTTCAACGTTAGACTTCACTTACGGTAACTCTCCTCCCAGCGGACCCTTTCTGTGGAGTGGACAGTTTCAGCTCCATCTCCTGAGATTTCTTTCTCAAGCCCTCCTTcatgaccagcttctctgtgtgttgctttttaagCTCGTTCAGCTTATCCGCCACCTGTCCCCAAACGTCCCTTTGAAATGTGTGAGAGTCAAAGTAAAACCTCTTTCATTCCAACCTCTTGAACCTTTTCTCTGCGTGTCGACCAGGGCAGCTTCCTTCTCTGCTAACTGGTTCATGGCGGCGTTCAGCAGCGCCCGCTTCGGCTCCACATCCTGGTAGATGCCTCCATACACCTGGAGAGACGGAGGTCACGCTAATACAGGACTCCTTCTTTCCAAACTGGTCAGCCGGTGTTAAGTTCTGCCCCGTTGCCGCCTCTCACCCAGCTGTCTCTTGGCTTCGGCCCAGGTCGGCTCGTTGCCAAGCGGGGTCATGTCGGCGTGCATCACAGCCTCCAACGGCGCTGGAGGACGGCCGTGAGACTTGATCTCTGTCATGTCCTTCTTATTCAGAGACCCCTGGGCCTGAGAGTGAGGAGAGGGAAAATGAGtggcagtgcaaaaaaaaataaaaaattaatgaagGCGAAATGTGAGGGAAGCTGAGCGACCTTCAGGGCCTCTTCCAGAGCAGGCAGGGCCTTGTCCAGCTCCCTCTGCGCATTATCAGCCACGGCTTTACTCCTCCGCTCGGATTTTCTCGCTATTCTCACCCACCCTCTGAACAAAACCACACCTATCACAGCATCTGCTGGTGG
The DNA window shown above is from Fundulus heteroclitus isolate FHET01 chromosome 14, MU-UCD_Fhet_4.1, whole genome shotgun sequence and carries:
- the dnah2 gene encoding dynein heavy chain 2, axonemal, which translates into the protein MPDYIRVLENAIQFGDPVLLQNVQEEIDPSLNPVLDKSLTRIGGRLLLKLGDKESEYNPEFRFYITTKLSNRHFLQRPPQLPPLSRSRLLNEASGSLLDDAPLVNTLQASKVTASKVSEQLESSEQAELKINSA